In the genome of Falsirhodobacter halotolerans, the window CGGTGCGCGCCTCGTTCGACTGGAAGGGCATCTATTGGGAGCCCTACATCTTCGTCGGCAGCATCTTCTTCCTCTTCTGTTTCGGAATGTCGCGTTATTCCATGTATCTGGAACGCCGTCTGAAACGCGATCATCGTTAAGGAGCCCGTCATGGAAACCATCGAACGCGCCATCGACCAACGCAATATGCAGGTCAGCGACGAGGTCGCGATCCAGATCCGCGGGATGAACAAGTGGTATGGCCAGTTCCACGTCCTGCGCCACATCAACCTGACCGTCCATCGGGGCGAGCGGATCGTGATCTGCGGCCCCTCCGGGTCGGGCAAATCGACGCTGATCCGCTGCATCAATCGGCTGGAGGAGCATCAGTCGGGTCAGATCGTCGTGGATGGGACCGAGCTGACCTCGGACCTGAAGAACATCGACACCGTCCGGTCCGAGGTCGGGATGGTATTCCAGCACTTCAACCTGTTCCCGCACCTGACCATTCTGGAAAACTGCACGCTGGCCCCGATCTGGGTCCGCAAGATCCCCAAGGCCGAGGCCGAAAAGACGGCGATGCACTTTCTGGAAAAGGTGAAGATCCCCGATCAGGCCCACAAATATCCGGGCCAGCTTTCGGGCGGGCAGCAGCAGCGCGTGGCCATCGCCCGGTCGCTGTGCATGAAGCCGCGGATCATGCTGTTCGACGAACCGACCTCCGCCCTCGACCCCGAGATGATCAAGGAGGTGCTGGACACCATGATCGCCCTGGCGGAAGAGGGGATGACGATGCTGTGCGTGACGCACGAAATGGGCTTTGCCCAGGCCGTCGCCAACCGTGTGGTCTTCATGGATCAGGGGCAGATCGTGGAGCAGAACACCCCGCGCGAGTTCTTCAACAACCCGCAATCCCAACGCTCGAAAGAGTTCCTGAGCCAGATCCTCGGTCACTGACCAAGGCCGAAAGGGGGGGCGGAAACGCCCCCCGGCGTCAGCCCAGATCGCGGGGCGTGGTGAACGCCACCGTGCGCCCCGCGCCGAACCGAACCGCCGCCCAATCCGCGTCGAACTCGGCCACCAGCGTCGCGGCGGTGGGATAACGGGCAAACCCCGAATGCTCCGGCGCGCGCGCCACGATCAGGCGGGCAAATTCGGCGATGCCCGGATTATGCCCGATCATTGCAACGACCTGTCCCGTGGCCCCTTGAAGAACGCGCAACATCGTCTCAGGCGCCGCATGATAGAGGGCGGGGACAAGGCGCGGCGTGGGGGCGCCGGGCAGGGTGGTGGAGATCAGGTCCCACGTCTGCCGGGTGCGCGTGGCGTCCGAGCACAGCACCTCCTCCGGCAGGACGCCCTGAGCCGCCAGCCACGCCCCGATCTGCGGGGCCGCACGCTCCCCCCGCTCGGCCAGGGGGCGCTGGTGATCGGTCATCAACGGATCGTCCCAGCCCGATTTCGCGTGCCGGATCAGGATGAGGCGCGGCATCAGCGGATGCGCGGCTTCACGCGCGGCTCGGTCGAGCGGATCATGGACCCCGCGCCGTGATCGGTGAAGAGTTCCAGCAGACAGGCGTTGGGCACCCGCCCGTCCAGAATGACCACGGCCCGCACGCCTTCGTCGATGGCCGAAAGGGCGGTTTCGGTCTTGGGGATCATGCCGCCCGCGATGGTGCCATCAGCGATCATCGCGCGCACATCGTCGGGGGTCAGTTGGGTCACCACCTCGCCCGCCTTGTTCTTCACGCCCGACACGTCGGTCAGCAGCAGCAGGCGATCGGCCTGAAGCGCGCCGGCGATGGCCCCCGCCGCCGTATCGCCGTTGACGTTGAACGTTTCGTTATCCTCCATCCCCGTGGCGACAGGGGCCACCACCGGAATGATCCCGGCCTTGTAGAGATCGCGCAGCACCTGCACATTCATCTCCACCGGCTTGCCCACGAAGCCGAGTTCGGGATCGTCGGCCACCGCGACCATCAGGTCGTCATCCTTGCCGGAGATGCCGACCGCGCGTCCGCCCTGATCGTTGATCGCCTGCACGATGCGCTTGTTCACAAGACCCGACAGCACCATTTCGACCACGTCCACGGTGGCCTTGTCCGTCACCCGCTTGCCGCGCACGAATTCGGAGGTGATGCCCAGCTTGCCCAGAAGATCGTTGATCATCGGCCCGCCGCCATGCACGACCACGGGGTTCACCCCCACCTGCCGCATCAGCACCACGTCGCGGGCGAATTCGGCCATCGCGTCGTCGTCGCCCATGGCGTTGCCGCCGAATTTCACGACGACGACCGCCCCGGCATAGCGTTGGAGATAGGGAAGCGCCTCGGACAGGGTCTTGGCGGTGGCGATCGAGTCACGCATCATGGCAAGCTGTTTCTTCATCTGGGGTCCCTCGGTTGCCCAAAGGACTAGCGGCTTTGACGGGGGGTGCCAAGGGTCACGGCAGTTTCGGCGGAATGACGATGTCGTCGGTGACGGGCACCGTCTGACGTTCGATCATCCGGTGGACCTGCGGACGATCCGGGCCCTTGTGCAAGCTCAGCAGGCGGTCATAGGAGGCGACATCGGCCTGCGTGCGGCGGGTGTTGTGGCGGATGTAATCGACCCAGGTCGGCACGTGATACGTTTCCACCCAGATGTCGGGGTTTTCCAGATCACGCAGCAAGGACCATTGGCGCGCGCCGTCGCGGATGCGCACCAGCCGCCTTTCGGCCATGGTCTTCAGGAAGGCGGTCGTGTTTTCGGGCGGGATGACCCAATCGATCATGATCATGATCGGGCCGGATTGCGGTTTCAGGTCCAGCCGCAGGGCCGGGGCGCTGAAGCGGTTCGCAGGGTCCAGATTGCGGTCCGAGAACATGGGCATGGGCCGGACGCGCCCTAGGGCGGCCCCCGCCAGCATCAGCGCCGCCGCCGCCAGAAGCGTGGCCTGAACCGACACCGTGTCCGACATCACCCCCCACAGCCAACTGCCAAGCGCCATCCCTCCGAAGGTCGCCATCTGATAGATCGAGAGCGTCCGCCCCACGACCCAACGCGGGGTCGCCAACTGGACCGAGGCGTTGAACAGCGACAGGGCCGTCACCCACGCCATCCCGCACAGCAAAAGACCGATCAGCGCGATGGGCAGGTTGCCGGCAAAGGCCACGATCACCAGCCCCAGGGCGGTCAACACGAAGGCGGCGGCGACCAGTGTCTCGATATGGAACCGCTGCCGCAACTGCACGGCGAAAAGGGCGCTGCCGATGGCCCCCAGCCCGAACGCGCCCAGAAGGATGCCGAAGATCTGCGCCTCGGCCCGCAGCACGTCGCGGGTGATGACCGGCAAGAGCGCCAGAACCGTCACCGCGCCAAGACCGAACAGGAACCCCCGCATCATCACCCGCGACAGATCGGGCGAAAGGGCGACATAACGCAGGCCCGCCGCGATGGCATGGGCCATGCGTTCGCGCGGCAGGTCGCGCGGTTCCTGCGGGCTTTTCCATCGGGCAAGGGCATAGATCACGGCGATATAGCTGACCGCGTTCAACCCGAACGCCGCCGCCGGCCCCAGCGCCGCCACGATCGCCCCCCCGATCGCGGGCCCGATGGAGCGCATGAGATTGAAGCTCATGGAATTGAGGGTGATGGCGGCGGGAAGATCCTCACGCGGGACCAGATCGCGCATCGACGCCTGCCAGGACGGCTGATGCATCGCGTTGCCGCAGCCCAGAAGGAAGGTGAAGGCCAGAAGCAGCCACGGCGTCAGCATCCCCGAAAACGCGACAACCGCCAGCGCGGCGGACACGATCAGAAGAAAGCTTTGCGCGATCAGCATCACCGTCCGGCGGGGAAAACTGTCGGCCAGCGCGCCCGCCGCCACCGCCAGGATCATCACCGGCAACGAGGTGGAGGCCTGCACCAGGGCCACCATGTCATGCGACGGGGTGAGGAGCGCCATCTGCCACCCCGCGCCGACGTTCTGGATCAGCGTGCCAAGGTTTGCGACCAGCGTGGCCGTCCAGATCATGCGGAAGGCGGGGTGCTTCAGCGGCAAGAACGGCGATT includes:
- a CDS encoding amino acid ABC transporter ATP-binding protein codes for the protein METIERAIDQRNMQVSDEVAIQIRGMNKWYGQFHVLRHINLTVHRGERIVICGPSGSGKSTLIRCINRLEEHQSGQIVVDGTELTSDLKNIDTVRSEVGMVFQHFNLFPHLTILENCTLAPIWVRKIPKAEAEKTAMHFLEKVKIPDQAHKYPGQLSGGQQQRVAIARSLCMKPRIMLFDEPTSALDPEMIKEVLDTMIALAEEGMTMLCVTHEMGFAQAVANRVVFMDQGQIVEQNTPREFFNNPQSQRSKEFLSQILGH
- a CDS encoding SixA phosphatase family protein, which codes for MMPRLILIRHAKSGWDDPLMTDHQRPLAERGERAAPQIGAWLAAQGVLPEEVLCSDATRTRQTWDLISTTLPGAPTPRLVPALYHAAPETMLRVLQGATGQVVAMIGHNPGIAEFARLIVARAPEHSGFARYPTAATLVAEFDADWAAVRFGAGRTVAFTTPRDLG
- the argB gene encoding acetylglutamate kinase; its protein translation is MMRDSIATAKTLSEALPYLQRYAGAVVVVKFGGNAMGDDDAMAEFARDVVLMRQVGVNPVVVHGGGPMINDLLGKLGITSEFVRGKRVTDKATVDVVEMVLSGLVNKRIVQAINDQGGRAVGISGKDDDLMVAVADDPELGFVGKPVEMNVQVLRDLYKAGIIPVVAPVATGMEDNETFNVNGDTAAGAIAGALQADRLLLLTDVSGVKNKAGEVVTQLTPDDVRAMIADGTIAGGMIPKTETALSAIDEGVRAVVILDGRVPNACLLELFTDHGAGSMIRSTEPRVKPRIR
- a CDS encoding MFS transporter: MPADTPAPPSGASPAPARNESPFLPLKHPAFRMIWTATLVANLGTLIQNVGAGWQMALLTPSHDMVALVQASTSLPVMILAVAAGALADSFPRRTVMLIAQSFLLIVSAALAVVAFSGMLTPWLLLAFTFLLGCGNAMHQPSWQASMRDLVPREDLPAAITLNSMSFNLMRSIGPAIGGAIVAALGPAAAFGLNAVSYIAVIYALARWKSPQEPRDLPRERMAHAIAAGLRYVALSPDLSRVMMRGFLFGLGAVTVLALLPVITRDVLRAEAQIFGILLGAFGLGAIGSALFAVQLRQRFHIETLVAAAFVLTALGLVIVAFAGNLPIALIGLLLCGMAWVTALSLFNASVQLATPRWVVGRTLSIYQMATFGGMALGSWLWGVMSDTVSVQATLLAAAALMLAGAALGRVRPMPMFSDRNLDPANRFSAPALRLDLKPQSGPIMIMIDWVIPPENTTAFLKTMAERRLVRIRDGARQWSLLRDLENPDIWVETYHVPTWVDYIRHNTRRTQADVASYDRLLSLHKGPDRPQVHRMIERQTVPVTDDIVIPPKLP